The genomic stretch CACACTCAAGTGGATCGCCATCGCGATCAACACGGCGACGAAAATGCGGTCCAAACATTCTGACGATAGCTTGCCAACCGCCGACGTCGCGAAGTATCCCGCGGCTAAGGCGATCGGAACCGCGAACAGGCTAGCGTCGAAGTCGGGAATCGAGTGCGAGATCCAGCCGATCGACCACGTCAAAAGAAATCCGACCACGGCCCCGCTAAGCAACCAAGGCGAGTCTCCGAACACACCAGCAGAGGTCCCGCCACCAGATACCTGAACATCTTCGATCTGATCGCGGCCTCTCCCCAACCAGCACTTTATCCCCACACCCATCAACAACATCAATGCTGCCGTCGCTACCCAACCGCCGGTGGCCAAGGTTTCAAAAACAAAACTATGAGGATCTGAAATCTGTTCGGTCGAACTGGCTTCCCGATAGCGTTCATAAATCGATTGAAAGTTCCCAGGCCCAGCGCCGAACCAGGGTCGATCCAGAAACATTTGCCACGTCGAACGCCAATACTGAAAACGAAACGCCAACGATGCCGGCGCCTGTTCAAACCACTCGCGATTGCCAAACAACGCCAATCCCGCGATGCCGATCGATGCCACGGCGGCAATGATCGCGATCCCCCACGCCCAGCGGCGTTTCCGATTCGCGTCGATACGGATACTCGACAGCACCAACCAACCGACCGCCATCAACATCGCCAGCGTCGCCGACCGGCTTCGCGCCGCTAACAGCGCCGCGACCAGAACCAACACCATCGCGACAGCGATACCACGTCGCGCGTTCGTCCAGTGGGCGAATCGAAATCGCACGATCCCGGCGACAACAACAACTCCCACCAACAAGACGGCCGCGAACGAGTTGGCCAATGCGAACGTCGCCGACGGCCCACCATCAAACAAGCGATTGGCGAACCGCATCCGCTCGGCGGTCCCGGCCGGCGCGTCCAATCCCACCATCGCCACGACGGCATCCGGATCCTGCTGGAATGCTTGCCGATCCGCGGGCAGCGACACCCAATGTTGATGCAGTCCATGAACGGCCAATCCTGTCGCAATCGCGATTGCCAAAATCATCATCGACCGACGTGCGGCCAAGCCCACCGTCAATCGACGTGTCGAAGTGAAGATTGCGGCGCCGGCCAACCACACCCAGGCCTCGTTGGTCGCCGAACGCAGATTCCCCAGCGATGACCCGCCGTCGGGTACGAACCAAGTCGATGACGTCGCGAATGCCGCCAGGAAGACCCATCCGCCCATCACCCAGGGTGCCGCCTGCAAGATCCGCGTGGCGATGGAATCGGAAGCCTCACTTTGCCGCGTCTTCCCGAATCGAGACGCGACCGCCGTCACCGTCGCGATCGCCAAGGCAAACATCGCGAACCACAATGCATCGCCCTGTTCGGCCGCGATGCTGTCGCTGGGGTGGTAGGCAGTGTACACCAACGTGGCACCCAGCATCGCGATCGCGGCATCGCCCAGCGAACCCTTTTGCAGCGAAAACGCCCCCACGATCGTCGGCGATTCACTTTCGATCGCGACTTCCGACGATGGGTTTATTGGTCGTCTTTTCGCCATCCGGTCGATTCCAAAATGACGACCAACAACAACATGCACGCAACGATGCCCAAAACCATTACGGCCTGAATCACCGTGACCTGCGTCAAAACAATCGCGGCCAATCCACACGTTGCGGTGACCAAGTAGATCGTCAACACCGCCTGCGTGCGACTGAGCCCCAGGTCGACCAAGCGATGCGAAAAGTGGCTACGATCACCCACAAACAAACTTCGCCCTTCGCGAACGCGGATCCACAACACAGTGATCATGTCGTATAGCGGAACAGCCATGACGCACAGCGGCGCAAGCACCGCGTGCGGTCGCGGTTCCCCATCGCCGGCATACGTCGCCATCAACATCGATATAGCGACCAAAAACCCGACCAGATAGCTGCCCGCATCGCCCATAAAAATTTTTGCCGGCGGCCGATTGTGCCACAGAAAACCCAGCAACGATCCCAACACCACCAACAACAACGCGGCGACGAAGAACTGAGGCCGCGCCGTTCCAGGGTCAGGCGTGATCAACATCACCGCAGCCATCGTCGCGGCGATGATCGCCGCAACGCCACCGCTGAGCCCGTCCATATTGTCGAGCATGTTGAACGAATTGATCAGTCCGACGATCCAGATCACCGACAACAAATTCGTCAACCACGCAACGCCGATGTATGCCGTCAATCCAAAATCCAAGTAGTAAACGACGAACGCGGCCACGGCAAACTCGACCGCCAAGCGGACCCATTCGTTGACCCCACGGCGATCATCGGTCACGCCCAAAATGGCCAAGACGGTTCCGGCACCTAGCACGGCCCACAATTGACCGGCCTTGGACCACACACCATTGAGCAGCGGTACCATCGCAGCCGGCATTCGGGCTTGCCATTCCGGAGCGTGACGGGCAAAAGCAACGGCAAGCGTACCGATCGCGAACGTGCCCACAATCCCCATCCAGATCCCAATGCCGCCGCCAAGTGGCGTGACACGAGTATGCGTGCTGTGGCCCGACATCGGTGCCAACAAACCCAACCGGACCGCAAACCATCGAACGGGGTAAAGCGTGATGGCGCAAATGACCATCGGCGGGACCACGGTCACAGCCAATAACCAACCGATCCACTGTGACAAGTCTGACAAGAGTTGCGAACCCGAGAAACACGATGCTCAATTGCGGTCGAAATGACGGTCCGCATGATAGCGTACGGCCAGCCCCGGCATACGGTTCAATAGCGTCCGTATACGGTTCAAGTCGTCGCCGGTTGGCTCGCCATGCGGTTGCTGTTTTCCGTAATCACTCGTATCCGCTGGATCACGTCATCAGTGATCATGCCGTCCTGCAATCGCCACGCCCAATTGTCGTTGGCTTTGCCTGGCATGTTCATGCGAGCTTCGTTTCCCAGCCCCAAGAAGTCTTGAATCGGCACGATCGCCGTGTCCGACGCGGACTGGTAAACAGATTCGATCATTTGCCAGTTCGCATCGTCGCCACCGGTCACGATCGCGTCCAAAGGATCGGATGCGTCGTCCGCCGGTCGACGATTGCGGTACCAACCCATCAACGTGTCGTTGTCATGCGTTCCGGTATACGCGACGGATCGCTCGTTGTATTTGCAGGGGCGGTGAAAGTCGTCTTCTTCGGTATCGAACCCGAATTGAAAGACTCGCATCCCCGGGAAACCCAACTCGTCACGCAATTGGTGGACTTCTTCGGTGATCATGCCCAAATCTTCGGCGATCATGGGCAACTCGCCCAACTTGTTTCGCGCGGCCACGAAAGGCTTAGCGCCCGGGCCCTTGACCCACTTGCCATTGACGGCGGTCTTGGCAGTCGCGGGCACTTCCCAATAGGCTTCGAAGCCACGGAAATGGTCGACTCGCAGCAGATCGAACTGCTGCAGCGCACCGCGGAACCGCGCCGTCCACCACGCATAATCGGTCGACTCTAGGACGTCCCATCGGTATTGGGGGTTGCCCCACAATTGGCCCGTCTTGCTGAAGTAATCCGGCGGCACACCGGCGACCAAGGTCGGCTTGCCGAAAATGTCGAGCGCGAACAGTTTCTGGTTCGACCAAACGTCGGCGCTGTTGTGAGCCACGAAGATCGGCATGTCGCCGTACATCTGCACATGACGCTCGGCAGCGTATCGCTTCAACCGCGTCCACTGACGATCAAAAATGAATTGCTGGAACTCAGAAAACTCGATCTCCGTTTTCAGTTTCTGGTCCCACATCTCGATCGCATCCGCAAATCGACGCACCAATTCGATCGGCCACTGTGTCCAATCGGATTGACCGAAATGCAACATCAACGCCTCGAACCGAGCAAACTCGTCGATCCAAGATGCACCGGCGACGAATTGATCCAGCGCCGCTTGCAATGTCGGATGCTGGCCCGATTGAAAACGCTCAAACGCTTTCCGCAACACATCACGCTTGTACGTGATCACGTTTTCGTAATCGACTTGCGACGGATCGGTCGACCATGGGCCGGGCGGTTTGATGTCTTCACGATCGAGCAAACCGTCTTCGACCAACCCCTCGGGACTGATCAGCAACGGATTCCCCGCGAAGGCCGAGTAACCGCTGTACGGCGAATTACACGCCGAAGGTGGAACCAGCGGCAGCAACTGCCAAATCCCCTGACCGGCCGCGTTCAAAAAATCGACGAACGCGTACGCACTCGGCCCCATATCACCGATGCCGAATTCGCCGGGCAGGCTAGTGATATGACAAAGTACGCCAGAGGATCGAGTGAACCGCATCGTTGACTAAGCCTTCTTGTCGCGCAAGGGTTTTGCTTTCCAGATTTCGTCGGCGTACTGATTGATCGTTCGATCGCTCGAGAACCAACCGCTGGTAGCCGAATTGATGATGCTCATTCGGTTCCATTTTTTCTGGTCCGCATACACCTTCGCCGCTTCGGCTTGGGCATCAATGTAGCTTCGCAAGTCGGCGATCGTCAGCCACTGGTCCTGCGGATTTCGCAGCCCCTTGGTCAACAGGTCAAAGATCCCCGGTTCGGCTTCGTTGAAGTGTCCGCTCTCTAACAGTTCCATCACGC from Rubripirellula tenax encodes the following:
- a CDS encoding O-antigen ligase family protein yields the protein MAKRRPINPSSEVAIESESPTIVGAFSLQKGSLGDAAIAMLGATLVYTAYHPSDSIAAEQGDALWFAMFALAIATVTAVASRFGKTRQSEASDSIATRILQAAPWVMGGWVFLAAFATSSTWFVPDGGSSLGNLRSATNEAWVWLAGAAIFTSTRRLTVGLAARRSMMILAIAIATGLAVHGLHQHWVSLPADRQAFQQDPDAVVAMVGLDAPAGTAERMRFANRLFDGGPSATFALANSFAAVLLVGVVVVAGIVRFRFAHWTNARRGIAVAMVLVLVAALLAARSRSATLAMLMAVGWLVLSSIRIDANRKRRWAWGIAIIAAVASIGIAGLALFGNREWFEQAPASLAFRFQYWRSTWQMFLDRPWFGAGPGNFQSIYERYREASSTEQISDPHSFVFETLATGGWVATAALMLLMGVGIKCWLGRGRDQIEDVQVSGGGTSAGVFGDSPWLLSGAVVGFLLTWSIGWISHSIPDFDASLFAVPIALAAGYFATSAVGKLSSECLDRIFVAVLIAMAIHLSVAGGWTVPGVAVWVWVCAGIVTGVRASATGTSSASPKLGTAKSVALVGAMAALYFMSLRPVGRQQYWMVVAEVSQSTGQIGKARLSLEKAIEADPWATAPVLWMTDFLRWELIRKPNEGSGDEAIRLRLAEWIDAAKARSGDDPSVFRQIGVGQLHLYQRFGNAEDLAAASATFHDVVRWSPANQWAMAQMSLIADAEGDTQSAETLAARAKALSEQGGNLERALYLQSIYVARPIGIEAAREPVRGRADELLGFVPTAQK
- a CDS encoding MraY family glycosyltransferase, with translation MSQWIGWLLAVTVVPPMVICAITLYPVRWFAVRLGLLAPMSGHSTHTRVTPLGGGIGIWMGIVGTFAIGTLAVAFARHAPEWQARMPAAMVPLLNGVWSKAGQLWAVLGAGTVLAILGVTDDRRGVNEWVRLAVEFAVAAFVVYYLDFGLTAYIGVAWLTNLLSVIWIVGLINSFNMLDNMDGLSGGVAAIIAATMAAVMLITPDPGTARPQFFVAALLLVVLGSLLGFLWHNRPPAKIFMGDAGSYLVGFLVAISMLMATYAGDGEPRPHAVLAPLCVMAVPLYDMITVLWIRVREGRSLFVGDRSHFSHRLVDLGLSRTQAVLTIYLVTATCGLAAIVLTQVTVIQAVMVLGIVACMLLLVVILESTGWRKDDQ
- the malQ gene encoding 4-alpha-glucanotransferase; this encodes MRFTRSSGVLCHITSLPGEFGIGDMGPSAYAFVDFLNAAGQGIWQLLPLVPPSACNSPYSGYSAFAGNPLLISPEGLVEDGLLDREDIKPPGPWSTDPSQVDYENVITYKRDVLRKAFERFQSGQHPTLQAALDQFVAGASWIDEFARFEALMLHFGQSDWTQWPIELVRRFADAIEMWDQKLKTEIEFSEFQQFIFDRQWTRLKRYAAERHVQMYGDMPIFVAHNSADVWSNQKLFALDIFGKPTLVAGVPPDYFSKTGQLWGNPQYRWDVLESTDYAWWTARFRGALQQFDLLRVDHFRGFEAYWEVPATAKTAVNGKWVKGPGAKPFVAARNKLGELPMIAEDLGMITEEVHQLRDELGFPGMRVFQFGFDTEEDDFHRPCKYNERSVAYTGTHDNDTLMGWYRNRRPADDASDPLDAIVTGGDDANWQMIESVYQSASDTAIVPIQDFLGLGNEARMNMPGKANDNWAWRLQDGMITDDVIQRIRVITENSNRMASQPATT